Below is a window of Cygnus atratus isolate AKBS03 ecotype Queensland, Australia chromosome 3, CAtr_DNAZoo_HiC_assembly, whole genome shotgun sequence DNA.
GCAAATCTGCTGAGTTGAGATAAGCTGAGGACCACTGCATTCACATAGAAAAGATGTGCTCAAGGCATGTTAACAGACAAGGgggaagaaaatttaaaaaaaaagagaaaaaaacaacaccatgCAAATAGCAGCATTCTTTGTACCTTTTTGCCTAGATCTAATACTTAATTTGACCTTGTCCTGAAAAGTGGGTTATATCTTTAGGGGCTTAAAATTCACTACTTCTGcaaagcttaagaaaaaaaaaaaaaactgtcattaaATAAGATCAAATAAGAGCAATTAAATAAGACAGAGTGAGTAAAGAGAAACAGATGGGGGTGGAGGAAAGAGACACTAATAGATTCAAGGTCCAAATGAGGCAAATGAAAAGAGTAAGAGGAAACAaggtaaaattttgttttgattgataggaaattattttagagaCACAGTATCCCTGAGGCAGTACGATGATTCATTATTTCTAATGTTGCTACTTGTGGCAATGCCCAGGTTCACCCAGGCTCCTTGGGCAGCTTCACCTTAAGTTTCCCATTGGGTATACATGGGAAATAATTCAAGGTTAAAGAGAAAACCAATGGGGCACCTTACCTGACTTTGACATAATCTGAAAGAAGCCATCTGTAAATAGCTTTTGTGGCATGAGTCATAAATGTCCTTCctttaaaacttgttttctgcaaaaaccATGGTAAAGCTCCACAGTGATCTAAATGGAAACTTAAAATAGACACATGAATCCCATTAATAAGTTGCCACTACACAACATTATCATATAATTCATAACTTTACCATATTGACATAACATCATGAAAACTGTCAATCTCTTTGTTAACTATGCTGGCCTATATCCTGTACATCAGCGACTGGAAACACAACTGAGAAAAGGTAAGAGTAACACAATAAATTTGCCATTACCTATGAAGACTTTTCCAATCTTagaactaacttttttttttttttgtaatttacaaatttagagggggaaaaaggcaaCAGGAACACAACAAATGTCTAAGACAGAAGAAAGCTAATAGAAGCAATCCTGATTTTGTACATATGAAACTTAATTAAAACATGAACtattcaaatacatttatttggcCACACTTCTAATTTGACTTACTCTAAGGAATTACTTTTAAGATACAGGTAGAACAAATGTATATCACCAAAGCTCAGTACTATATAGACAGCTGGTTATGACTGGTTAAGACACATACAAACGGCTCTCCTCACCTCAGCCAGTAAGTGGTATTTAAACCAGATTCAAAGTTTGCATAAGTCTCTAAGAACCTTTTTCatacaaagccaaaaaaaaatactcttctttAGTCTTTTTGTAGAAAATTCATTCTAGAAGCTGTCAAGATGGTTAAAAGTGACTGAGcatcctttatttaaaaaagttggaaattaaaattttgccATGCCACTACCATCTACGTAACACTTAATTTTAGCCTCTCAACCTACAAGTGAGTGTGGCTCAGACCATGACCTCAGTGTATTTGTTCTTCTAGGTGCAACTTACTGACTTATTAGGAGGAGATCAATCTCAGCAGGGTCTATCAAATCAATGTAAGGAAGAGCATCCATTCCTTCCAGTCCAGGATGGATGCCACaatcaagctgaaaaaaaaaaaagtaaaaaaaagttaaagcctcacaaaatcacagaatgactgaAAATGGAAGGGATCTTGGGAggccacctggtccaacccccccccccccccccccactctaacaaaacacattaaaaaccCCTCTTCCATTCTGGCCTAAAATATAGTTACAAGAAACTAGTAACCTTTAgcattacacagaaaaatatttttgtcctcAATCACTGCTTTTAGCATCGGATACCACATCTAGGGTGTCTGTCTGAATGATTTATCTTCATGGGTAAACACCTTTTAAAAGGCCCCATTCTTTGTATATAATTTTGTACTTATGCAAGCTTTCATCCATACTTCAACACTACCTGAATATACAGAACTGGTATCTGCAAGATATTTTAGTTACTGTCTGAAAAGACAcctgaaaaaggggaaaagaacaTGTATGTGTTTACACATGGCTGCTTACACACAGCTGAAGCCTTAGGTTCCAGTGAAACCTAATACATACAGATTTTAGAATTCATACTTAAGACACACATATTCTGTTGGGGatatggatttattttacaGGACAAACCTTGTAATGCCTACTGTCATATATGTTATATTGTTCCAGAAAACTAAAAAACCTGCCTCTTCTGACTGACTTCAGGAAGGAATTGGATTTAACCTGTAACATCTTTTTGTGACCTGAAGTACTGTGACAAGAGGGCGTACAAGTCCATCCATGAAATGAttaccattatttttcttcctttaaattcCAGAATAATGCATGATCTTCCTACTTCTTGGCCAGCACCTCTGCAAAAGGACATCAACGTTACCAAGACTCCAACGACACACAGCCTATAGATGTAACTGCACATTAGGTGCCTTTTGGGGAATTACTTTTCTGTGGTGAAAATACAGACTGCAGAGTATGTTTAAGCTCAAACATTTAAAGTAACTCAACAGCTACATTTGTCTCAGAGGAAATCATAGACTATTTAatactgcaggagaaaaaatatcccTAGTTTTGGGAAATGATTTTGGCCTTCCTGTGGTTACTGCACAGCTGCCTCCCAAAACGCTGAGATGCGTAATGCATGGAAAGCTCCTCCAAGAGTAAATTACTGTGGACAAATTACTCTTGGGACGTTCCCGGGCAACACCTTGTATTAGCATCTTtagcataggaaaaaaaatatatataacgAGTAAGAAGCCCACAAAAGGGCTCGTTGTTGAAGCGTAAAGGCCAGAAAGCACTGAGTTTTTGCTTcaaagctgcaggaggaagggatgcAATCCTCCTAGCATGAGCCAGGTGATATCGGGGAGACTCCAGGCTCGCTGCCCGTCGGAAAGCGACCAAAACCCGAGAGGGAAACCCCAAAAAGTCCCTCTGGAGCCGGacccccccgcctcccctcAGGCTGCCTGGAGCCCGATCCgccggcggcggggctcggctcggctcggcccggcccggcttGGCCCCGCGGCTCTCACAGGGGCCGGATGAGCAGCTGGTCACTCTCCTCCGCCGGGATCAGGGCCTCGGCTTTCCGCTTCGCCGACATGGCCGCtcactcctcctcttcctcctcctcctcctcctcttcctcccggCCGCCCTTCCCCTGCGGGCGGAGCGCTGCGCGGCGCCGGAGGTGAGgtgaggcgaggcgaggcgaggtgAGAGagcggggggctgccgggggagAGAGGTTTTTGGGGGGCTGCTTGGGAAAAAAGGGTTTTGGGGGGCTGCCCGTGTGTCCCCCGAGGCACTAAGCCTGAGGCGGCTCTCGCTGCAGCCTTCAGGAGCGCCTTGAGTAGCTGAGGCTGCCCCTGGCAGTGCTACAGCGGCTTGTTCCTCAGAGCTGGGGGCCTGGGtggtttgttgggttttgtttgtaatGGAGGCGTAATCTTTGGGTAGGGTTGCATGGGATGCATGTAAGAAGGCAATTAAGCTGTAGTTTAAAACGATAAAGTCATCTGATGTTTCTAAGTGagtaaaaacactttaaattttGTCTCGTTTCTGTGTATCTTCATATTTATATGCGTGTATTTATTATATGTGTGCATCATGTAAGTATGtttattatatatgtatattatatgtgtattatatatattattgatataaaatgtatatttacacGGATTAGAAACTCCAACGGCTCTCGAAGCTAGGCAGCAGCGTTTTGGGTGGATCAGAGGAATGGGGAAGTTTGAGCAGAGATCTTGAGGGACTTTTCACCAgccacaaattaaaaacaccaaaaactttCCTGCTGTTCTTAGAGCCGCTAGCTTAGTGGTTTCTGGGTTTTGTACGCTTTGGATACAGTCAGTGTGGTGTTTGCAAGGAGCTCCTTTCCTTGATGATATAAGAGTTTAATTCTTACCTTTCCTACTACCTAGGGTGTCTTCACTGATCcaattatgaaaaaatgttcagaaaaggaaaaaaacgacacagcagcagcagctcacaaAGCAGTGAAATCAGTACTAAAAGCAAGGTAAGCTGAATTCGGGGTGTGATCTTTATGGAAAAACTTTCACCTGTTATGAGCTGACAGTTGAGTGGTTTGCTTGCACTGATGCTAGGATGTGATTTCATAAAGTACATGTTATAAGGCCCTTGCGTTCTGAAAAGACTGCTTGGTTATTTCCATAGTGAAGCCCCCAAGAGCTTCTTCTGGCAGCACATACTAAggcttggaagaaaaagtagTATGTTTGTTCTCTAGTGATAACTATTGCCTTTAAGAAGGTGCCTGGTGCTAGGCACCAAGAGTGAGTTTGTTCTTCAGTATTAATTTGTTACTCAGTATCTCTAAAAgctattcttcattttaaattgtgtgtCCATTTTGTCTGATAGGTTTTGGAATGATCAGTTGAATATTCTGGATTTTCCAAGGTGCCGTTTCACTCCCCTTGCACTGCTATGTTATTTCAAGCATTGGTGACAAGCATGTAGTTGTCAATTTCTTCAAGTTAAGATGCAGTACCAGAAAAGTCTGGACATAACCTTAAggttcattttctcttttcttttatttccaccttatttgaaatatttgtggaCTTCTAAAGGGCTTCTGCTGAATTTGTATCAGTCTAACCTACAATGAGGCAGAAAGATAACTTCAGGAAAAGCATAGAgcttttggtttgtgtttttcttcccattttgcagtgctgcttaAGTAATTGAAATATAAGTattaatttatgttaaaaaaaaaaatgaggcaggGCATCTAAAAGCGAATTGTTAGTATGTTCTCAGTAGCTTTCtgatgacatttattttcttcttagtcTGTAGATTCCAGTCTTGGAGGACTTTCCAGGTCTAGTACTGTGGCTAGTCTAGATACAGACTCCACAAAAAGTTCAGGTATGTAATCAGAGTTTGAGTAGAAATGTATGGAACAAAACTAACGTTGTATGTGTTTATCTatgacagcagaaaatgaaaaaggttaaaatacatatttttaataatggaaTGAATCTGTTAGCCTGTTGACTTATGCATGCATAACTTCAGGCTTCTAAAGTATCTAGCACTGAATCATTTAGTATTAAgtcattgtttttaaagtaacGTGTCTAAGTAAGAAAAATTCAGTTAGCTGCTTTAGCAGTCTGTTATACAGCACAAATCTGATGTAACTTTTTGGGAAACTCTGTTTCATGCTCTTACAAGTTCACATTTGCACTGAAGTAAGTGAAGTAGGAGCTGATTTTACTTGTTCTTGACTACCAGATCACAGTGTATCGCTGTTCAATCAAacagttcatttaaaattatgtatagaaaaatagaatcacctttcctgtgttttctgacTAAGGTTGTTAACTGCAAATCAGAATTAGTATAAACAAGGCTGTATCATGGATTCATATAAAATTATAGTTTTACCAAGGGCTGTTCTGAATCAACTCGGGCCAGTTCATTAAAGAGAGGCTTTAATATACTGTGATGAGGTTAAGTGTTTGAAGGTCTGCAAAAAATTGTGGAACTTAGTAAGTTAGCCCCACTAACACTAATTAGAATAGAATTACTGTTCACGAGCTCTTCAggattgctttgttttattttgttgcaggACAAAGCAATAGTAATTCTGATACATGTGCAGAATTCAGGGTTAAATACGTTGGTGCCATTGAAAAGTTGAAATGTAACGAGAGCAAAAATCTAGAAGGGCCATTGGACTTGATAAACTACATAGATGTTGCCCAGGTAAGTGCATTACAAAAGAATACCAACAATGTTAGAACATCCTAAACTTAGgtgtatttctttcatgttatTATGTGATCCAACATCTTTCCTTATAAGTTTTATACTTACTAGAATTAAAacagcttaatttaaaaaataaaccccaGTCACTACACTATGATCTCAAAAGCTGTACTCTGTTCCCTCCTGTTGAATAACTGGAAAGATGCACCCAAAAGCACTTGTGAAGAAGCAGACTCAGAGCCAAGATCCTTCTCATGAGTCATTATGGAATGAGTGTCCCACCTGAAAGCTGCTGCATTGTCTTCAGCACAGTTAGGGTTAGAATAGGATAGAATAAAGCAAAGAATATCTCCTCCAGATTTCACCAGTACTGTAGAATAAGTTTTCCTGTAGAGGAAAATGTTGGATTCTGCTTCCATCCACTTATGAATCTATGACTAAATAACTTGAATAATGTTTGGGTCATCCTTGCCAAACTGTTTGCTTGTACATTTTTTTGTACTAAAGCTGTAACTGGATGTTCTGGTTAGGTAGCTGATGGTTTGTACCCTTAAAAGCACAGAATGTCTGTTTATCTTACAGCAGCTTGACACTTCAAGTATCTGAAACTATTTCTACAGCCAAATACAAAAGTGCTGCTAGTGTGGAACTTGGATCACCCAGGGTCAGCGCAGGGTAACAGGGCCAACCTCCCCACCCACCTCAGATTACAAATTCCTTTCTGGATTCATGCAGTGCTTCACATAACGTCAAGAGATTGGGCTAATGCAAGAATGTCAGACTCCGCACACTAAGATACACGCAGGGGTAGTGATGTTGCTAATCCAGAGGACTGAAGTACAAATAAACATGTTTTAGACTGTGTATCTTCATTGTTCATGTTCTTCTGTCTGCACtaaaggcttttgtttgtttccctccaAAGCAAGATGGAAAGTTACCTTTTGTTCCAGGTGAAGAGGAGTTTATAATGGGAGTTTCCAAATACGGCATTAAAGTTTCAACATCTGATCAGTATGTAAGTGAATCACAGCAAACTTTGGTGAGAGTTgaaaagtgctttcttttatttctctgacaGATAATCAATCTGAGTGACCAAGATGTCACTTCTGGCTTGAAgcaaagtggttttttttgttgttcgtttttttaaaaaaaagctctcaCAGCAGCACCACTTCATTTCGTATCTCCTTAGGGCTCTGTATTTCCCTTGTTGGATTTTTGACGTGAATCCATTCCTTTTGACAGAGAGCACCAGgcaaaaaacaagaaagcttttATGCTCTGGGCCCGTCTTTCTCTGTGGCTGTACTGCCGTCCTCACATATGGGGAAAGGGGCATAACGTGCCCAAGACCATAGGTTCCTCGGCGTGAGTTAGTAATTCAATTCCTGTTAgtgtggaggaaaagaaaaatgcatcctTGAAAAAAGCATCTCGTCTTCCCCTTCAAAGTTCCAGCCTTGTGCTGCTAATCCACGAGTGTGAGCTCACTTCAGCACTAAAACCTTGTAATTCCACTTTATTGATCAAACCtactttttgtttgcattatttCCTACATGTACTTTTTGTTCCTTTAGTGCACTTCAAATAGTTGTTTCGCTAAAAATAAAGAGCTGGTCTCTTCCCCAAGGCCCTCCAGTTGCCTTTGTATAACTTTGTGTTGCAGTCATGTGGTTTCCTTCTGGTTGCCCTCAGAGCCCCAGATACTGTAAATACTTGGCCTTACAAAGTCACGACCTAACCCAGCAATGCCTGCTCATAAAAGCCTCAAGTGTGAGAGTGGTGGATAGCATTGCTCAACAGCTGAATACTCTGAAAGGctcctttcagaaaataaaacacttgttTCCTAACACCTGGGAGGAAGTATAGCATTTGGTTCTCACACTTCTGTTTTTGCTGTCCTCCTAATTTCTTAATTCTCAGTAAGAACACGGGTTACATTATTACTTACAATTCCTTTGTACTGTGATAAAGGTCAAATAggtatttttaagattttttttttgttcatcaTTCTTCTGGCTTTGAGCTGAAAGCATGCACAAGCTGATAAAGCCTTATGTGATTAAGCTAGCTTGCGCTGACATCTTATTGCATTGCATTCTGTTTACCAAATTTGGCTTTTTGCATTTGTGCCATTGTTGACATTTAATTTGTCCCTCAGTGTGTTAGTACACCTAGCTCTTCCAGAGAGttccaaaatgaaaaggttattttctctgcattcaTACGCAGGCCTAGAAGCAGTATGACTGGAATAAAACAGATGAATATTATCAGTTCGGTAGGAGGGCTTAAGAAGGGCTTTGTCGGGTTGGTCTGCAGAAACCTTGTACCGAATGACATCAACAAATCTCTTTTTGGAACGGCCAAGATCAGAAGTGGAACTTGCCAATAAAGCAAAAAGTACACTTCGTAAAACTTTCTTCCTCAAAGCAGACCTGCTGCCAGGAAATAACGTGGCAATGAGCAGGTTAAGCACAGAGGGTGACTGAGGATAGGTGGGAAACAAATGTGTGCTTTGGTAGTACGGCTAGAAATACAGACCACATACAAATGCAActcaaacaagcaaaaattaaaGCCAAAATGATGTTAAATCACcatgtaacaacaacaacaaaaagaataaattcttaACTAAAAGAAATAGTTATGGTTTTTACCAAGGAGTACTTTTCTCCTGTAAATAAATCTGAAGTATTCTTCTGTCAGAGAGAGAATCAAAATgtgcagaaaactgaaatagctGTTGCAGTGCTCCACGGTAACTCTTATTTGCCCACCGGTTTCAGGATGTGTTACACAGGCATGCCCTCTATTTAATCGTACGGATGGTCTGCTATGATGACGGTCTGGGAGCAGGGAAGAGTTTACTGGCTTTGAAGACGACAGATGCAGCCTCTGAAGAATGCAGCCTCTGGGTTTATCAGTGCAATAGTTTGGTAAGAGTTTGTTTACAGTCTTTAATTTAGGTAtcagtattttaattgtaaaggGAGGAGCTAACACTGAAGAAGCTTGTGAAGCCTTTTTGGCAGAAGAGGGATTGGTCAATTTTCAAAGAGTACAAATCTGTCCCGGCTAAGGATGGGGGAAAAGCCCTGCGGACTGTATTTGATCAGCCTGAGGAAAATCTCTGTGTTCCCTAAAATTGCAAATAGATGTGCATGCCTGAGAAGGCTCTTTGCAACCCATAGTGCTATCGTAGCTGCTAAGGACAATCCtccatttgtcttttcaaagacaaaaccCTTTTTAAGATGTGACAGAGCAGGGAGTGATTAAGTAACAACTCTGGTAATGAAGCATGCGTTTATACTTATAGGCAAGGGAAGCAAACTCCTCTTAAGAGCAGGAGAATTCCTTGTCAGGATACTATGATATTATTATGATATTATTACAGCTGTAGCAGCACTGGGGGAACACGTGAGCTGACTTGCTGAATGCTAGTGTCACGCTATGATTAAAGCTAACAGCTCTGACTTGTTCAAAAGAGCTCATTTCAAACAGCTTCCCGCATGCCATTGCAGACCACATAAAATCAAACTACTCCATTTTGCATGTCTGCcaaacaaatgctttaaatgaGTCTTGAGAATTTTAGAAGTTCTTCAGAAAGTATTAACGTGCCTGTGTTTATGCACTACAGGAACAAGCACAAGCTATTTGCAAAGTGTTATCTACAGCCTTTGATTCAGTATTAATGTCGGAGAAGTCCtgattttcttcagcagcacatGACCGTGTAGTACAAGAGGCCTTTGTGTGAGGAAGAAACGGGGCTCCTTTGTGATACCACAGACTGGCTGTAGCCACACACAAACTTAGAAAAGACTTGCTGTGCAAAAAAGAGCCATGCAACGTTGTACATGGTACTTTGTCATTCCCCAAACGTGACTTGAAGAAACTACTCCACCTTCAGTTTCCAGGACTACAGAAGTTTGTATTTAACATGATATTTTTTTGCTAAATCTGTTTTGTATGGTGATGTCGatactgtaaaaatgtaaaataaaactgacacTTGCTTCTATCTTTTTGTCTTAAAACCCATTTGTTAATATAAAATTCAGTTCTGCTTGACATAGAActtaaaacagcaacagaaaagtaGTAATAAGTAGTCATTTAGTGTTTTACATGCCTAATTTAATGTAAGGTGTGTGCTGCCTCCATAGTTTTTACATTTCACTGGGAATCCCCAAGATGTACTTCTTTTTGTCCCTTTACTActtgtatttctcattttacatAGTGAAAAGCAAGAGAGAGTTACATAAGAGAAGTAGCCCACGtgattttaaaagtagttttatttttccagacatTTGACTGGTTAACAAGAGTAAAATTTATTAATCATGCTCTAATTATAAATCACTGCATCCAGGACATTGAAAATAAGAGTTGATTTTCGGTTATACAATATATACAGTTGCTCTGcaactaaacaaaataaaaacaactgaatTGAATATTATACATCTCATAGCATTCtaagctgcatttttaaatgtcatttgctCCTTTTTAAACAGTTAACACAGCAACCTAATAGTCTGTCTATTAACAGCTTTTTGAATCATTATTTTGATCAGATTTGAAAAGTTGTATGAAATATGCCAAAGGTTTGGActtaaaattcttaattttatattataaatagaTATCTACAGGCTctagaatttcttttttcctctgccagagGACAAGCAAACTTTGAGAAATGTTGAAAATCTCGGGATAAATTTTGCTTAGCTGCTCCTTATTGGTCCTCAACATTTTAACAGTCTGCACTGGTAGTGCTATCACACTGAAGTCTAAATGTTTTCTAGGTGACTAGTGAACAGGattgtgacattttaaagtgtGTTCCTCTTCTAGCAGAGCCTAAGGAAAATTCGCATCATTGTTTAACTTTACGAGTTGTTACATACACTATAAGATTCTGTgttaaaaatactgtacattAGGAGATCTGTGCAAAATAATATGCCCATTTACTCTCTAGACTCTATCAGGGATAGAAACATACAAAATAGTGTTGCAAACTGAACGTATCAGTAAGTGAATAAAACTGTAGTGCTAAACTATTACTCTATCATCTTACTGGgaactttgaaaatacagactAATTTGCTTCAACTTGcaacaaaaatatcttgaaaCATTCCAGTTTGTTCCCCATTTATACTGCAGCAACAGCATCTAGAAAATGAAAGGTCAGTATATACCTGGCTGTACCCACACGTTTGAGAGGCTATCAACCAACTGTACCATTCAGGAAAGGTGATACACAGGAAGATCAGTGTTGCTCTTCCAGCATTAACACAACatgatttttctccaaataagaCTACGCAGTGGCCTATTTTCCGTTCTGTTAAATAGGAAGCGGCCAATTTAAACACCACTTGTCAGAGATTCAAAGTTCTCTCGATAAATCTAGAGATGGAATATGCACAAAACGTGATCAAAGCCAATTTGACCTAGACATAGATTTCTCTTATCCTATGCCATCAGTTTTTTCCTGTAGCGTAAGCAAAAACTGGTACAATCTCTCAATATGCCAACATCAAAATGACGTCCGAtgtgttttggtgttttccATCAACCACCTGGGAGTTACCAATAGCCCAGCCTTTGTTCACAAATTagtaaaacaaatttaacaACAGTGTAGCTACCATATATGTGGGTATACTATATAAATACAGAGTGAGTTAGCAAACCATCATTGTTTGCAAGGTAGTGGCACACAAATTTTTATACAACAGAACATAACGTAGTGTACTTGTGAGGTGTCAGAGACCTTATTGACCAAGGATAGTTACCTAAGTCTTCCACCAAATGTGTTCTCTGTGCGAACACATTGCTGGATGATTAAGAaatttcaagattaaaaaaaaaattctaaacaCTATAATGATACAAGTGTAAGAAATGCTCTGCAATCCATCATCATGATTAAGTACATTTCAGGAAGTGCAGTTTTCATATCCTTGAGTTAATGTAGTAACTCGGTAATATTGCCATCGTTTAGATAACCAGCAGTAGTCACATTAAATGACCAAAATGGATGTAACATACATAAAGAACATTCAAAAAACAGGTTCCACACACGTGCAGcctataaaaatgaaacagtctCAAGCTCACAAAATCAGAACTAGAAAGTTCAACAACTAACACAGATTTCAGATAACTTGAAGCAAATATCTACATccattctgaaagaaagaagtttctCCTGTAGtaaactgaaatactttttcacttttaccTGGCCAAAGACACCTAgttaaaattgtttcttctgCAATAGTTGACATCCTGGATGACAGCCAGTACGGCAAGATGCTGAATGAGTCCAACTGAGAACTATGCAGCAGCTTGCACGTTTTGGTTCTGAATCCTTACAACGGTATTGAGAATTGGATAAATTCACTGCCCTGTTACAGATGCACACAATTTCTTTTGACTGGGGAAGCAACACTGAACTGTGGTATTGTCATgttacaaaacagaaagtgaaattaCAGCGAatggtttgaaaagaaaattcatgatGTTGTGATGTTGACACACACACATGGATTTTGATTGTTAAAGCTTTTCAGttcaccttaaaaaaatacaggaagaggtttttttctgattgtttttgtAAACTGCTCATGAGAAATTTTCACATAGAAAAAAGTTCTAAAAGTCCCCAAATCAGAACAATGGTAATAAAAAAGTAAGCTACAGTACCTAGGACTTGGGCAGTGCTCTGGCAAGGTGTCTGCAGATAGGTAGATGAAATGAAATAGAGCAGAACTTATTTCTGTGACCgctggaaatgagaaatgtCTCCACTTATCAGTAGCAATTTAGTCAACAATAAAGTGCACAAATGAGACAGGGAAAGCTCCTTTCCGACTGGGGTCTCCATCAATATGACCGATCTGCAAGAGTTCAGACAGTTTTCAAGTTAATCTCAAAAAGGAATTACAACCAGAATGAATACCAGTGACCTTTGTTACTCAACTATAGACTTCTTTTTATTGTCTTACTCAATTCTTTAAAAGTAACACCTCTTAATGCAGTACCACTGCTgcatcatttcatttcattctggAATGCCTTGCAGCCCGTCCATATCATGCATCTTTTAAGTTG
It encodes the following:
- the ITGB1BP1 gene encoding integrin beta-1-binding protein 1 isoform X1, whose translation is MFRKGKKRHSSSSSQSSEISTKSKSVDSSLGGLSRSSTVASLDTDSTKSSGQSNSNSDTCAEFRVKYVGAIEKLKCNESKNLEGPLDLINYIDVAQQDGKLPFVPGEEEFIMGVSKYGIKVSTSDQYDVLHRHALYLIVRMVCYDDGLGAGKSLLALKTTDAASEECSLWVYQCNSLEQAQAICKVLSTAFDSVLMSEKS
- the ITGB1BP1 gene encoding integrin beta-1-binding protein 1 isoform X2, producing MGVSKYGIKVSTSDQYDVLHRHALYLIVRMVCYDDGLGAGKSLLALKTTDAASEECSLWVYQCNSLEQAQAICKVLSTAFDSVLMSEKS